The DNA region CCGCTGGATAGCGGGCGAGCCCGCCACCACTGGGAAGGTAGCGAGCATGGCGCAGCTCGCGCTCGACCTGGCCGGTTTCCTCCGAGCGCTGCAGGCGGCGGACACCACCGGCGGCCCGCTGGCCGGACCCCATAGCTGGTATCGGGGCGGACACCTGGAGGTGTACGGTCACGAGACACGGCGGGCAGTAGCCGCCCTGGGCAACTTGGTGGAGGGCCAACTAGTGACCGAGATCTGGGAGGCAGCGGTCGCTACCCGCTGGCCACACGAGCCGGTATGGGTGCACGGCGACGTGACGGCCCAGAACCTGATCGTCAGGCACGGCGTGCTGCACGCCGTCATAGACTTCGGCTGCTCAGCGGTAGGGGATCCGGCCTGCGACCTGGCCGTAGCCTGGACCTTATTCTCCGGGGACAGCCGGGAGGCCTTTGTCTCCGCCATGGGGTTGGACGACGGCACCTGGCTAAGGGGCATGGGATGGACGCTGTGGAAGGCCCTCATCACCATAGAGGGCAGCCCCAGCCCACGGCACCCGTGGGCCACCGAGTCGATGAGGGTCATTGGGGAGGTTGTGAGGGACTACCTCGTCTGGCGCTCCTAGGCCCCCCGAGCTGGCAGGTTCGACCTCACCTTCCTGATCCTGGCTACGAAGAATCCCTCCATGAGGCGCGAGGGCAATATCCTGGCGGTGAGAGACACCCTGGGATCGAAGCTTCTCCCCTGCCAACTCGCCAGCCCCGGCCACAGCTCCAGCCCCGGCAGCTCCACGGGCTCCAGCTCGACCGCGTCTCCCTCCTTGTGGAGCAGCCAATCCACTACCCCCTCGTTCTCCTCCGGGGAGAGGGTGCAGGTGGAGTAGACTATCACCCCTCCCACCCTGGTGGCAGAGACGGCGGACCTGAGCAGGTGCGCCTGCCTTCGGGCCAGCACCTTGACCTTGCGGGGCGACCAGTGCTCGTAGGTGGCAGGATCCGAGCAATTGAACATCCCCTCCATGCTGCAGGGAGCATCGAGCAGCGTGCGATCGAACTCCTCGGGATACGACCGCCACAGCACCTCCCCCCGGATGGCTGTCACCCTGGCTATGCTCACGCCCTGTTGCCGCAGGTTGGCCACCAGCTTGAACCTCCGAGCGGGGCTCACGTCGTTGGCCACGATCTCCCCAGAGTTGCCCATCAGCGCGGCCATCTGGGTGGTCTTGCTCCCGGGAGCCGCAGCCAGATCCAGCACCCTTTCCCCTGGCCTGGGAGCGAGCACCAGCACGGGCACCATGCTCGCGAGGTCCTGCAGGTAGATCTTCCCCTCGGCGTAGGCCGCGGTGGCCATCAGCTCGCGCTTAGTCCCGGTCCTGAGGATGAAGGCGTCCGCGTACCAGCTCACCGGCTCGAGGGCGAATCCCTCGGCCTCAAGCTCCGCCACCACTTCCCGTCGATCCGCCCTGAGAGGATTGACTCGCAGGGCAACCACCCTGGGCTCGCACAGGGCCTCCAGCACCTCCGGGTATCGGTGGTCGGGCACTATCCGCTCGAGCCTGCGCAGGAACTCAGCTGGCAGGGATTTGCAGGGGTCTTCCATGGTCCCTCCATTATACGTCACGCCGTCGGTGGGGTTATACTAAGGGCGTACGAGGCGAGCTGGAGGTCTTATGGTCATCGGTGAGGATCCCAGGCCCATCAGGTCGCTGACCGTGGACGCCCTGCGGGTCCTGGTGTACAAGGACGAGAGGCAGCTGGGGATAGCGGCCGGCAGGGCGGTGGCGAGCGAGCTGAGAGCGCTGCTCGCCCGCCAGGCCAGGGCGAGGGTGGTGTTCGCGTCCGCCCCGTCGCAGCGGGAGATGTGGAGGGAGCTCTCGCGGGCCCAGGGGATAGACTGGGACAGGGTGGTGGCCTTCCACATGGACGAGTACGTGGGGCTGTCCGCGGGATCGCCGGGCAGCCTCGGAGGGCTGCTGTGCCGGGAGCTGCTGGCGATCGTGCGGCCCGGCGAGGTCCACCTGATAGACGGCTCAGCTCACCCCGCGGAGGAATGCCGCCGCTACTCCCAGCTCATCGCCGAGTCCCCCATAGATATAGCCTGCATGGGGATAGGGGAGAACGGGCACATCGCCTTCAACGAGCCGGGCGAGGCCGACTTCCAGGACTCGCGGCTGATGAAGGTGGTGCGTCTCGACCCCGAGAGCAGGCAGCAGCAGGTCAACGACGGCACGTTCGCCAGCCTCCCGGAGGTCCCCGAGAGGGCGCTCACGCTCACGGTACCGGCGCTGATGGCCGCCCGCAGGATCTTCTGCGTGGTGCCGGGCCACAGGAAGAGGCAAGCGGTCCAGAGGGCGCTGTGGGGGGAGGTGTCTCCCAGCTGCCCCGCATCGATCCTGCGGCGGCATCCGAACAGCATCCTGTACCTGGACACAGGCTCGTGGGGAGGCTGAGGGGATGCGGGTAGACAGGCTGCGCGGTGTGCACCTGCTGTGGGGACGGGGAGTGGAGCTCGAGATCGCGCATGGCAGGATCGTTGCCCTCTCCCCCACGGAGGGGGCGCCCGAGGAGCTGCTCATCGCGCCCGGGCTGGTGGACCTGCAGGTCAACGGCTACGGGGGGATCGACCTCAACTCCCCCGACCTCACCCCCGACGACCTGCACGCCCTGGCTGGGCAGCTGGCGGCTTGGGGCGTAACGTCCTTCCTGCCCACGGTCATCACGAACTCGGACGACGCGCTGGAGCAACTGCTGGCGGTGATAGCCAGGGCCAGGGCGACTCCCGGGCCGTTCGCGGGAGCCCTCATCGGGGTGCACCTGGAGGGCCCGTTCATATCTCCCGAGGAGGGACCAAGGGGGGCCCACGACCCTCGCTGGGTCCGCCCTCCCGACTGGGAGGCGTTCGCCCGCTGGCAGCGGGCCGCCGAGGGAGCCATCAGGCTCCACACCCTCTCCCCGGAGTGGCCGGGCTCCCAGGAGTTCATAGCCAGGTGCGCCGCTGATGGGGTAATCGTGGCCATAGGGCACACCTCGGCCTCCCCCGAGCAGATCCAGCGGGCGGTCGCGGCTGGCGCTCGCCTGTCGACCCACCTGGGCAACGGCGCTCACCCGATGCTCCCTAGGCACCCGAACTACATCTGGGAGCAGCTGGCCTGCGACGAGCTGTGGGCCAGCTTCATAGCAGATGGCCTCCACCTGCCGGACGCCTTCATCAAGGTGTTGCTGAGGGCGAAGGGCCGCAGGGCCGTGCTCGTGAGCGACCTCGCCCCGCTGGCCGGCCTGCCGCCCGGCAGGTACACGAGCAGCGTGGGAGGAGATGTGCTCCTGACGCCCGACGGGAGGCTGCAGCTGGCGAGCAACCCCTCGCTCCTGGCGGGGGCGACCCGCACGCAGCTGCAGGCGATCAACCACCTGGTGGCCGTCGGCCTGTGCGCCCGTGCGGACGCCTGGCGCAGGGCCTCCACCCTGCCCGCCGAGCTGCTCGGCCTCTGGCCCCTGGGCACGCTGCGCCCGGGAGCTCCTGCCGACCTGGTGGTGCTGCGCGAGGGGAGCGAAGGCCTCCGGGTGTTGGCCACGATCAAGGGTGGAGAGCTCGTGCACGGCGACCCCAAGATAATTGCCTGCAACAGATAGGAGCAGCGAGCAGACGTTGGCGCGATAATTGCTGCCAGTCAACCGCGAACCCAAGGGAGGCAAGGCGATGATGAACAGGAAGATCGGCAGGAGAGAGTTCATCGCGGGAGCTGCGTTCCTGGGAGCCGGCGCGCTGCTCCCGGTCGGGAGCGGCCGGGCCAGGCGAGGCCACCAACTGGGTAGGGGTAGAGGCTTCGTGCGGGTGGTTGGCGACCGCTTCTTCCTTGGAGGCAGGCCCTTCTACTTCGCCGGCACCAACAACTACTACATGCATTACAAGAGCCACCGGATGATAGACGACGTCCTGCACGATGCCGCCGCCATGGGGCTCAGCTTGCTGAGGTGCTGGGGGTTCATCGACGGCCAGCCCGCGGACGGCTTCGTCCTGCAACCCGAGCCCTACACCTACCCGGAGGAAGGCTACGAGCGCATAGACTACACGGTGTGGCGGGCGCGGCGCTATGGCCTCAAGCTGGTGATAGCCCTCACCAACAACTGGCCCGACTTCGGGGGCATGGAGCAGTACGTACGATGGTTCGGTGGCTCCAGCCACGACGAGTTCTACACCAACCCAGAGATCAGGATAGCCTACAAGGCCTACGTCGAGCACTTCCTGCGGAGGCGCAACCGCTACACGGGCGTGCGCTACATGGACGACCCTACGATCATGGCCTGGGAGCTGGCCAACGAGCCGCGCTGCCAGTCCGACGTCTCAGGGCTGACTCTCCGCAAGTGGGTCGATGAGATGAGCACCTTCATCAAGCGCCTGGACAGGCACCACCTAGTGGCGGTAGGCGATGAGGGCTTCTACCGGCAGACCGGCAGGACGGACTGGACGCGCAACGGCTCCCAGGGAGTAGACTGGGAGTCCCTCCTGGAGCTGCCGAACGTGGACTACGCCACGTTCCACCTCTACCCCGACCACTGGGGGAAGGACCTAGACTGGTGCTCCGACTGGATACGCGACCACATCAGGGACGCGCGCGGCAGGAAGCCGGTGGTGCTGGAGGAGTTCGGCTACCGCGACAAGGCCACGCGCGACGAGGTGTACCGCACATGGACCCAGATAGTGTACGAGGAAGCGGGCAGCGGCGATCAGTTCTGGCTGCTCACGGGCATCCAGGACGACGGCACCCTGTACCCCGACTACGACGGCTTCAGGGTGGTCTACCCCAGCAGCACCGCGGCGGTCCTGTCCGAGCACGCCCGGGCGATGCGGGCGAGGGGACGCCTCCCTTAGTCGAGCCGCCGGCAGCTCTCGCGCTCCACCAGCTCGGTGGGTAGCAGGACCTGGCGAGGCTCCATCTCCGGATGCTCTATCCTCTCCAGCAACAGGCGCACGCATTCGTGTCCTATCCGAGCTATGGGCTGGGCTACCGTCGTGATGGCCGGGGTGGTGGCCTCCGAGTACACGATGTTGTCGAAGCCCACCACCGATACATCCCCAGGAACCGACAGCCCCCTGGCCTGCAGCTCCTTGATCACCCCCATCGCCATCAGGTCGTCGAACACGAACACCGCGGTCATCTGCACTCCCCTGCCCAGGAGCTCCGCCGCCGCAGCCCTGCCGTCCTGGTACCTGCCCCTGCCGTAGGCGATGCGCGAGGAGGCCAGCTCGATCCCCGCCTCCGACAGGGCACGCATGAACCCCTGAGCCCTCGCGGTGTGCCCCCTTACCTGCTCGGAGAAGAACCCTATGTAAGCTATCGACCTGTGACCAAGATCCAGCAGGTACCTGCCGGCGGTGTAGCCGCCCTCGTGGAAGGCGACCTGCACCTCATCCACTCCCAGGTCGGGCACCTCGTTGTTGGCGATCACCAGGGGGATGTCGGCGTGGGAGATGCGCTCCACCAGCGCCTTCACGTCGGAACCGGGAGCCGACATCAGCACTATGCCGTCCACCCGCCTGGAGATCAGCACGTCTATGTACCTCTCCTGCTTCTCGGTTGACAGGTCGGAGTTACACAGGATCACGCTGTAGCCCGCCTCGTAGCCCGCATCCTCCACGGCGCGGGCGACCTCGGCGAAGAACGGGTTGGAGTTGTCCGACACGATGAGGCCGAGGCTGCGGGTGCTCCTCCTCCGCAGGCCCCGCGCCACGTAGTTCGGGTGGTAGTCCAGCTCCTCGATCGCTGCCCTCACCCTCTGTGCCGTCTCGGGATCTATCGGCTGCACATTATTGATGACCCTGGAGACGGTAGCTATCGATACTCCTGCCCTTCGGGCGACGTCGTGAATCGTAGTCAAAGCCCACACCCCGCATATATGATCTCTAGCAAATATACAGGATGTGGAGCTAGCAAGCGCCTCCCTGCCTTATGGCCTGGATGATCTGCTGGAAGAGTTGCAGGTCCTGGCAGAAGTCCTCTGGAGAGGTCTTGGGGGTCTCGTTGCGCCTGACCACCTCATAGAAGTACTCCATCTCACAGGTGTAAGGGTCCTTGAAGGTGGGCCTTACCACCTCCTCCCTGTACTCATCCCCCTCCGTCTTGCAGAGGATCAGCCTGGTGGGCAGGTGACGGATGTAGGGCGTGTCGTACTGCACCCTGATGCTCTCCCTTGGCCCGTACACCTCGAGGTGGGCGTCGAACCTCCTCTGCTCGTCCACCATGGTCTCGAACATGCCCACGTAGCCCTCGAACTCCAGCGTCGCCACTATCCTCCGGCCGCCTCTCCAGCTGGCGGCGCCAACGACCCTCTTGGGCATCCCCACCAGCTCCCTCATCGCCGAGAGATCGTGGCTGGACAGCCCGCAGAGCAGCCTGTAGGTGCCGTACAGCTCCCGCCAGCCCTCGCCCACGGCCTCGCTCACCATCTCCTCGCCCCTGCGTCTCCGATCCTCCACCAGCTCGCGGGGCACGTCATCGTACCTGAGGACCCTGGAGGACTGCTCGATGATCAACCTGTTCTCACCTATGATGTCCCTCACCCGTACGTACTCTATGCTATCCAGCTGCCTCACCCTCTGGCAGCCCTCCAGGAAGGCCGGGGCGTACCTGCGCATGTACCCCACCATGACCTGCCTGCTGCTGCGGTCCCTCTCCTGGATGATCTGCTCAGCCTCCCGCAGCGTCAGGCACATCGGCTTCTCCACGAACACGTGCTTGCCCTCGCGCAGCGCCGCGAGCACCGCATCCGTGTGGTACTCATCGCTGCTGAGCACCATCACCGCATCCAGGTCATCCCGCCGCACCAGCTCTCTGTAGTCGGTGTACCTCCCCTCCACGCCGTACCTGTCTCCCATAGCCTTCACCAAGCCCTGGGACACATCGCAGATCGCCCGCACCTCGTACCTGTCCGCCAGGCTCTCCAGCACGGGCAGGTGGATGATCTGGGCCACCTCCCCCAGGCCTATCAAACCAACCCTCACCTTGCTCATACCCAACTCATCTCCTTTCTACGTAGACTTCGGATCACCCCTTCACGGAGCCAGCCACCGCCCCGTATATCATATACCTCTGCACGAACGGGAAGAGCACGAGGGTGGGCAGCATGGCCAGGGTGGCCGACGCCATCAGGCTCCCCCAGTCAGAAGTATACTGCTGCTGGAACAGCTGGATGCCGACCGGGATGGTCATCTTCGACGTGTCCCGGAGGAATATACTGGCTATAAGGTACTCGTTATAAGAGAACAGGAACGTGAATATAGCCACCGCAGCCGTCCCAGGTCCCGAGAGCGGCAGCACCACCCTGGTAAACACCCCCATCCTCGAGCAGCCGTCCACCTGTGCGGCTTCCTCGAGCTCCCTAGGAATCGAATCAAAGAACGCTCTGAACATCCAAGTAGCGAACGGCAGGTTGGCTGTAGTATACAACAGAATCACCGACCAGTAGGTATCTACCAACCCCAGGTTTCGAAACAGTATGAAGAGGGGGATAAGGGCCATAATGAGGGGAAACATCTGGGCCATCAGCAACAAGCGAGAATACCCCCGGAGGATGGGAGAGCGAAACCTGGACAGGGCGTAGCCGGCCATGGAGGCCAAAATGATGCTCAGCACGGTCTGCACGCCCGCCACAATCAGGCTGTTCCGGAAGAACGTCCAGTAACTGGTACGGGAGTTCAGGTTGATGTAGTTCTGTAGCGTTACGTGCTCCGGTATTATGCTGCTTGAGGACAGGATCTCGTCCGTTGTTCGCAGCGAGTTCAGCACCATAGTGATGATCGGATAGTTCACCACGAACGTTATCAACACCAGCAAGGCTACCGTAAGCCACCTGCTGCGGTTCTTGTGCCTCATCATCAATCCTCCCTCTCCTGATATCTCAGTATCAGGATGGATAGTACAGCCAATATCACCAGCATGGTGAACGCTATCGCTGTGCCTATACCCACCATATTGCCCGCGAACGTATAGCGATAGGCCAGGACTATCAAGTTCTCTGTCGCGTTGGAAGGACCTCCCTGAGTGA from Thermobaculum terrenum ATCC BAA-798 includes:
- a CDS encoding N-acetylglucosamine-6-phosphate deacetylase translates to MRVDRLRGVHLLWGRGVELEIAHGRIVALSPTEGAPEELLIAPGLVDLQVNGYGGIDLNSPDLTPDDLHALAGQLAAWGVTSFLPTVITNSDDALEQLLAVIARARATPGPFAGALIGVHLEGPFISPEEGPRGAHDPRWVRPPDWEAFARWQRAAEGAIRLHTLSPEWPGSQEFIARCAADGVIVAIGHTSASPEQIQRAVAAGARLSTHLGNGAHPMLPRHPNYIWEQLACDELWASFIADGLHLPDAFIKVLLRAKGRRAVLVSDLAPLAGLPPGRYTSSVGGDVLLTPDGRLQLASNPSLLAGATRTQLQAINHLVAVGLCARADAWRRASTLPAELLGLWPLGTLRPGAPADLVVLREGSEGLRVLATIKGGELVHGDPKIIACNR
- a CDS encoding glucosamine-6-phosphate deaminase: MVIGEDPRPIRSLTVDALRVLVYKDERQLGIAAGRAVASELRALLARQARARVVFASAPSQREMWRELSRAQGIDWDRVVAFHMDEYVGLSAGSPGSLGGLLCRELLAIVRPGEVHLIDGSAHPAEECRRYSQLIAESPIDIACMGIGENGHIAFNEPGEADFQDSRLMKVVRLDPESRQQQVNDGTFASLPEVPERALTLTVPALMAARRIFCVVPGHRKRQAVQRALWGEVSPSCPASILRRHPNSILYLDTGSWGG
- a CDS encoding LacI family DNA-binding transcriptional regulator yields the protein MWALTTIHDVARRAGVSIATVSRVINNVQPIDPETAQRVRAAIEELDYHPNYVARGLRRRSTRSLGLIVSDNSNPFFAEVARAVEDAGYEAGYSVILCNSDLSTEKQERYIDVLISRRVDGIVLMSAPGSDVKALVERISHADIPLVIANNEVPDLGVDEVQVAFHEGGYTAGRYLLDLGHRSIAYIGFFSEQVRGHTARAQGFMRALSEAGIELASSRIAYGRGRYQDGRAAAAELLGRGVQMTAVFVFDDLMAMGVIKELQARGLSVPGDVSVVGFDNIVYSEATTPAITTVAQPIARIGHECVRLLLERIEHPEMEPRQVLLPTELVERESCRRLD
- a CDS encoding carbohydrate ABC transporter permease — protein: MMRHKNRSRWLTVALLVLITFVVNYPIITMVLNSLRTTDEILSSSSIIPEHVTLQNYINLNSRTSYWTFFRNSLIVAGVQTVLSIILASMAGYALSRFRSPILRGYSRLLLMAQMFPLIMALIPLFILFRNLGLVDTYWSVILLYTTANLPFATWMFRAFFDSIPRELEEAAQVDGCSRMGVFTRVVLPLSGPGTAAVAIFTFLFSYNEYLIASIFLRDTSKMTIPVGIQLFQQQYTSDWGSLMASATLAMLPTLVLFPFVQRYMIYGAVAGSVKG
- a CDS encoding glycoside hydrolase 5 family protein encodes the protein MMNRKIGRREFIAGAAFLGAGALLPVGSGRARRGHQLGRGRGFVRVVGDRFFLGGRPFYFAGTNNYYMHYKSHRMIDDVLHDAAAMGLSLLRCWGFIDGQPADGFVLQPEPYTYPEEGYERIDYTVWRARRYGLKLVIALTNNWPDFGGMEQYVRWFGGSSHDEFYTNPEIRIAYKAYVEHFLRRRNRYTGVRYMDDPTIMAWELANEPRCQSDVSGLTLRKWVDEMSTFIKRLDRHHLVAVGDEGFYRQTGRTDWTRNGSQGVDWESLLELPNVDYATFHLYPDHWGKDLDWCSDWIRDHIRDARGRKPVVLEEFGYRDKATRDEVYRTWTQIVYEEAGSGDQFWLLTGIQDDGTLYPDYDGFRVVYPSSTAAVLSEHARAMRARGRLP
- a CDS encoding RsmB/NOP family class I SAM-dependent RNA methyltransferase; the protein is MEDPCKSLPAEFLRRLERIVPDHRYPEVLEALCEPRVVALRVNPLRADRREVVAELEAEGFALEPVSWYADAFILRTGTKRELMATAAYAEGKIYLQDLASMVPVLVLAPRPGERVLDLAAAPGSKTTQMAALMGNSGEIVANDVSPARRFKLVANLRQQGVSIARVTAIRGEVLWRSYPEEFDRTLLDAPCSMEGMFNCSDPATYEHWSPRKVKVLARRQAHLLRSAVSATRVGGVIVYSTCTLSPEENEGVVDWLLHKEGDAVELEPVELPGLELWPGLASWQGRSFDPRVSLTARILPSRLMEGFFVARIRKVRSNLPARGA
- a CDS encoding aminoglycoside phosphotransferase family protein; translated protein: MLHMQLGRAQDLTISREDITPELAQKLVRSQFPQWAELPVRPVRQSGWDNRTFRLGDDLLIRMPSGEGYAPQVPKEQEWLPKLAPQLPLEIPQPVAMGAPGEGYPWHWSIYRWIAGEPATTGKVASMAQLALDLAGFLRALQAADTTGGPLAGPHSWYRGGHLEVYGHETRRAVAALGNLVEGQLVTEIWEAAVATRWPHEPVWVHGDVTAQNLIVRHGVLHAVIDFGCSAVGDPACDLAVAWTLFSGDSREAFVSAMGLDDGTWLRGMGWTLWKALITIEGSPSPRHPWATESMRVIGEVVRDYLVWRS
- a CDS encoding Gfo/Idh/MocA family protein encodes the protein MSKVRVGLIGLGEVAQIIHLPVLESLADRYEVRAICDVSQGLVKAMGDRYGVEGRYTDYRELVRRDDLDAVMVLSSDEYHTDAVLAALREGKHVFVEKPMCLTLREAEQIIQERDRSSRQVMVGYMRRYAPAFLEGCQRVRQLDSIEYVRVRDIIGENRLIIEQSSRVLRYDDVPRELVEDRRRRGEEMVSEAVGEGWRELYGTYRLLCGLSSHDLSAMRELVGMPKRVVGAASWRGGRRIVATLEFEGYVGMFETMVDEQRRFDAHLEVYGPRESIRVQYDTPYIRHLPTRLILCKTEGDEYREEVVRPTFKDPYTCEMEYFYEVVRRNETPKTSPEDFCQDLQLFQQIIQAIRQGGAC